The nucleotide sequence GTTAAAGGGTCTTGATCTGCACTTTTTATCCACTTCCCTGAGACCCATTCAGATCCACATACCTTACAGTATTTTCCTTGAATTTCAGTTGGTACTGTTATTAATTCCTTGATTTTCATGTAACAGTCTATGCATAATCTGTCAATTAATTCCACGTTTTCTTTTCCGCATGACACACAAAAGTGTCTACTCACGATTCTAAGTTATATATTTGCGCAAATTTAATTCCTTTCACTTCAATAACTCCTTCCTTTGCCACAAATCCCCTTTTTATAGCTTCCTCCACAACTTTATTACCCACTATACTTACAGCTGTAGCGCTATTTATCAGGGAAAAAGCATACTCTAACCCTACTTCTTGACCACCAAAGAACTCCTCATTAACCACTAGTCTAAGATTGTTCTCCTCAAATGTCTTACCTAAGGTCTCTCTTTCACAGATGTTAACAAGAGTATAGTTGTCTCTCTTTATGACGTTCAGTATTACTCTATCGTTCAAAACTGTTTCACCGGTGTTTGAGCTCCACAGGCTAAGCAAGATATAATCCAAACCTTCTTATCTCTCTTTAATATAGTATCAAAACTTCTGCATGTACTACACTGCACATACATTTTCAAAAACCTCTCCATAAGCATAGTCACTACCTGGGATGAGAATTTTCCTTGAATTACAAGTTGACCATTTTCCCCTAAGCTCCCTGGTGCAGCTAATTCCTTAAGTAAATATCTCATACATAATTTATCCTCTCTCCTTATTCTGTCACAATATTCGCTGAAGTTTCTGATTATCGTTGTATTTCCCACTTGTAGTACGATTAGGTTAGGTAGGTTTTGCTGTCCTGATTTTTGTGCCTTGTCTGGTAGCCTATCATACAATCTATCTAACAACTGCTCGTAATTCTTATCGACTTTGACTGTCACAACTAATCTTAAGAGTTTGAAGTTTAAAATACTTAATCTATGCGAGTGTACATTGAAACTTATGGGTGTGCTCTAAACAAAGGAGACAGCTACATCATGATGACTTTGCTTAGGGACAAGGGGCACGAGATAGTTGACAATATACAAGATGCTGAAATTTTGGTAATAAACACTTGTGCTGTGAGGTTAGAGACTGAGGAGAGAATGAAACAACGAATCAAAGAGTTGAAAAAATATAATGACAAAAGACTAGTTGTGGCAGGCTGTTTAGCAAGTGCTGAACCTGCTGTCGTAGTGAGCTTAGCTCCTGAGGCATCTGTTATAGGACCACAAAGCGTGCAAAAGATAGTAGATGTAGTGGAAAACAGTAAACAACGTCAAGTCTATTTGAACGAGGATAAGCCACTTATTACACCCAAGGTATTTGACGGTAAGATTGCTATATTACCTATAGCTGATGGTTGCGCAGGGGATTGTAACTTCTGCATAACAAAGTTGGCAAGGAGAAAGTTAAGGAGTTATCCACCACATTTGATAGTTGAAAGTGTGAGAGATGCAGTTAGGAAAGGAGCAGTTGAGATAGAACTATCTGGTCAAGACACCGCAGCTTACGGGCTAGATCTGGGTCAGATTAAACTTTCAGATTTAGTGAGGAAAGTAACTGAGGTAGAAGGAGACTTCATGATTAGGATTGGTATGATGACACCTGAACAGGCTATGAGAGATATAGATGGAATTATAGAGGTGTTGAGAGAAACTAAGGTGTACAAGTTCATTCATTTGCCTGTTCAGAGTGGAGACGACAATGTCTTAAAACTTATGAATAGAAAGTACACAGTAGATGAGTACAAGGACTTAGTTAAGGAAATACGTAAAAAAGTACCCATTGTAAACATAACCACAGATATTATCATTGGACATCCTGGTGAAGACGAGAACGCTTTTAGAAACACTTTAGAGCTAATGAGAGATATTAAATTTGAACGTATTCATTTAGCAATGTATTCTATACGCCCTAATACTAGAAGTGCTTCCATGAAACAAGTTCCTGATCCAGTGAAAAAAGAGAGAATCCAAATTGCAAATAAGCTTTATGAGGAATTGGCGTATGAAATACACTCAGACTACTTAAATTCCATAGCCTCAGTTATTACAACAGAGTATGGAAGAAAGGGTTCTGTGATTGGTAGAACACTGAATTACATCCCTGTAGTCATAAGGCAAAATGTTGAATTAGGAAAAAGAATTAATGTGAGAATAAATGAAGCTTCCTTCTACGATTTAAGAGGCGAACCTATTTCTTAAAAGATTTTAAACTATTGAAATAAACTACATCACATGGACAATGTATATATAGTATCTGCAGTTAGAACTCCTTTGGGAAAATTTGGAGGATCACTTAAGGATATTTCTCCATCAGAATTAGGGTCTGTTGTAATTCGAGAGGCTGTTAATAGGGCTAAAGTCGATCCTAAACTAATTGATATAGTTATAATGGGGAATGTTCTTAGAGCTGGTCACGGTCAAGATTTAGCCAGGCAAGCATCTATAAAAGCCGGTATACCTGCAAAAACAGACGCTTATTGTGTAGATATGGTTTGTTCATCAGGTATGATAAGTACCATAAATGCGGTGCAAATGATAAAAAGTGAGGATGCGGACATCGTTGTTGCGGGCGGAATGGAAAGTATGAGTAGAGCTTCATTCGCAATAGGTAGTGAAATAAGATGGGGAACGAAAATGCTCATGAACAAGTCATTAGACATTATCGATACAATGATAATAGACGGTCTTACTGACCCTTTTAATTTCAAGGTTATGGGACAAGAGGCTGATATGGTGGCAAGGGAACATGAAATAACCAGAAGAGAACTCGATGAGGTCGCTTATGAGAGTCACAGGAGGGCAACTATAGCTACAGAAAAGGGATACTTTAAAGACGAAATAGTGCCCCTTAATGTGGATGGTCGTGTTGTAGATAAGGATGAAGGGATTAGGGCAGACACTACACTAGAAAAGCTTCTTCAACTTAAGCCTGCTTTTGGTTCTGACGGACTTCATACAGCCGGTAACTCGTCACAAATAAGTGATGGTGCTGCTGCTCTGGTTTTCGTGAGTGAAAGTGCGGTCAGGAAATTCAAGTTAGAGCCGATAGCCAGAGTATTGGGATATAGTTGGATAGGTATTGAGAGCTGGAAATTCCCTGAGGCACCTATATATTCAGTTAAGAAGCTCCTGGATAAAATCAACATTCCATTATCAAAATTTGATTATTTTGAAAACAATGAAGCCTTTGCAGTGAATAATGTGTTGTTTAATAGATATCTAGGTGTATCTTATGATAGGTTAAACGTTTATGGGGGAGCAATAGCATTGGGTCACCCTATAGGTGCCAGCGGGTCAAGAATACTTGTGACATTACTGAACGTTCTGAGGAAAATGAATGGAAAATACGGTATTGCGAGTATATGTCACGGAATAGGTGGTTCCACAGCAATAGCAGTAGAACTACTATAGCTTTTTAGGTTTTGTGTTTTAATTATGATTGGTGGTAGACTAGTTTGGCAAAGAAAAAGTCGAATACAGAGCAACCTACAAGAGAGGTTGTCAAGCCTATAGAAGGCGAGGTAATATGTGTTGTAAAGAAGCTTTTTGGAGGAGAACATGTACAGGTCATATGTACTGATGGAAAAGAGAGACTAGGCAGAATTCCAGGCAAACTCAAGAAGAAAGTCTGGATAAGAGAAGGAGATGTGGTTTTGGCTGCCCCTTGGGACTTTCAGCCTAATAAGTGCGACATAGTGTATAGGTATACGGAAAGTGAAGTAAGAAGACTAGTGGAAGACAAGGTCATCAGCCAGGATGTGATAGAACAGCTCAGAGGATAATTCTTTGTCACGAAACAAAAGGAGAAAAGAGGAAAAAAGAATCAAAGATGCTGATTTATTTAAAGTGGTTGACTCCACTCTAGATACAAGAACTTATTCCGATTTATATTATATTTCAAGAAAATTAAATATAAAAACTATTTATGGGGCAGTTTCAGCTGGTAAAGAGGCAAAGATATATCCAGCCCTAACTGAGAGTGAGGAGTGGTATGCAGTAAAAATTTATTACGTTTCTACTGCGTCAAGCAAAAGAGCGATAGAGAGGTATACCTTTGGCGATCCAAGGTTTGAGGGTGTAAGGGCTTCAAACACACTAAAACTTATAGAAGTGTGGGCTAAAAAAGAGTTCAAAAATCTCTCTAAAATGTATGATTCAGGTGTCTCAGTACCTAAGCCGATATACGTTCACAAGAACATATTAATTATGGAATTCATAGGTGATAACGGTATTAGAGCACCACTACTAAAGGAATTACGTTCTGAAGACGTCAATGAGGACTTGTATAAAACTATAATAGATCAAGTTGTCATAATGGCGAATAAAGCAGAATTAGTTCACGGGGATTTAAGTGAATATAACATTATGGTTTTTGATGGTAAACCGTATATAATAGATGTTAGCCAAGCCATAGATCTGACTCATCCGAACGCGAGGGAATTTTTAGTCAGAGATATTCGAAATATTAATTCTTTCTTTATGAATAATGGTATAAATGTGATGAGCGAGACGGAAATATTAACTCGTTTTATTAAAATTTAATATGAGTAACTATGATGTATGTGACTGTACCAGATGAGAGGCTTGATTTAATTAAAACTTTATCAAAACGTATTGAGGAAATAAGTAATACTACCATTAATTTTGACGAGGTGACTAAACAGATCAGAGTTATTCCAAAGGATAATAATTCATATAATGCCATGAAAGTCATATCGGTAATAAACGCCTTAGGTTTTGGTTTTGAACCAAATGATGCCATGAGACTTATGAGTGATGATTATGGACTTGAAATCATAAACTTAAAGGAATTCACTAATTCGGTAAATTCTTTGAGGAGGATAAAAGGTAGGGTGATAGGTGAAAAAGGTAAAACTAAGAGGACAATAGAAGAATACACAGGTGTTATAGTCCTAGTAAAGGATCATGAGATCGGACTTTTGGGAAACATAGAGCAATTAAGTATCGCTAAAAGGGCTATCGAATTACTTATTGAGGGTAAAGAGCACAACACTGTATACAAGTACCTGGATAAGGCAGAAAGATACGCTATGTTATCTAACGTTAATAGAAATTTAAAGGAAGGTCTCTAAAAGGCTTAGTGCATCCTTGTTATATCTTGTAGTGTAGATTTTTATCACTTTTTCATAACTGCTAAGAATTGTCTTGTATTTGTCATCAGAAGTTATTTCCTTTAGTTTTTCTACATTGTTACTGTAAATATACCTAAAAACATTAAACAGTAATCTTTTAGGTTCGCTCAAGACCTCTTCCGTATTAAACAAATGGGGGCTCGGAGTCATGACCAATGTCAAGTGGGTTCCGTCCAATCTAGCTATCATCGCTATCTTATGTGCGCTATATTCTCTAGTGGGTGATTTTTTTGTCGCCTTTACTTCCACATAATATTTGCTTCCATCTTTTTCTGCTTCAATGTCATGTGTTGGTAGATCAACATACTTGACATTCATAAAATTCATATCCTGTAAAACTTTCATCGCTTTCATTTCCATAGCGAACCCGAGAATTATTCCCCTCGCCTTATCAATCGCGTACTCAATTTCATCATCAGTCAAATCATATTCTTGTCTTAGCTCTTCTAATATTCTCACATGATACATTTTTAATAATCATTTAAAAGTTTTAGTATTAGCATTTTATTTTAGTCTCTCCTAGTTTTCTTTTTCCTTCAGATCTAATTTTAGATATTTCATCGCCTTTAACATTTGTCGCATCATTTCCGAACCTCGAGAACAAATCAAGTTCAAAATTATATTCAGTGTAAACTCCCATTTTATTTAGTTTTTCATTAGCATCCTCCAGTGATTCAGAATCTTTGATGACTTTAGCTATAGGAGAAGTCTCATAAACTATTTTGGGTTCCATGAAAAACATCACTGCGGAGATGGGTGTAACAAAGACTCGTCTAGTATTGTTTCTTATGCTAACTTCCCCGTATAGTCCTCTAAAAGCTTCCAAGGGTATCTTAGAAGCTTCAGTTGTAACAACGCTTAATATCTCGTCTAGCTTTCGTGATATTGCCTCGTCTATTCCCTTTATATCCTTTAAACCACCCTTAGTTGCTATCTCTGCTATCCGCCTTAGGATATAATCTTGTTGTAGTTCACCATCACTACCAGCACCAATTGTGGCTAAAACAGATTTGGTTTTAGTTTCTGTCAAAACATTAAGCATGATGAAATCAATCAATGGACTTCCTAACGTTTCCTCACATCCTTTTGCAAGTACATCTCCTCCCGCATCTACTCCTACTATTACATCAATTCCTTCCTTCAACGCGAATTCATCAATCATTCGAGCTATCTTTCTAATACCTTCACGAATACAAATTGAGTACCCCTCACTTATATTTAGGACTTTGAGTACTTTCACGATCTGAGGGATAACTACTCTACCATTTCTTATAGAATAAGATTCCTTGTTCAATTTAGTAATTACATCATTTAAGTTATCTGCGTTCATGAACTCGCATATAGGTCCAGGTAAGGGATCCTCAACATACCTTTCCCACGTAACTGCCCCGAGTATAGTATCGTAACCCAGGCGTTTGTAATACTCATAAGCGATATACGCTGATACTACATCTCCCCCTCCTCCCAGACCGAAGATAAAGGCTTTCACATGATTTTTAACTCTTATCCCATTTTATACTTTGGTATAGCTAATGAGAAGTTAGCATAGTAATAGATTTACTTTTCGTGTATTATCTGATGCTTACTTTTAATCTTTATGTAGTACATAGCGTATATACAATGAGCGATGTAATTGATTTAAATTCAAATGAAGTATCAAGTTACTATACCTATGAACCTGACCTAAAAATAGGAGAAGCGTTGGCACATATCGTAGCAGCGGCCTCAATAGTTGAAGAGCTTGAGGGAGAGAGTGAGGAAGTAAAAGAGACAGTGAGAAAATATACTGATGCGTGGATAGTGGCAGTAGCACCATTAGATTATGTCCCCGGCATGGCTGAGGTCGTAGGGAGTAAGATTAATAAGAAACTGACTAAGATATTTCCAGACATATCTGAAGACGAGCTGGGAGAAACATTTGAAATTGTTATAGAGGCTAAAAGGAAACTGGAAGAGGGTGAAGTACCTTTCAATTATCAGGAGGTGGAAGTAAGGACCGAAAAAGTCCTACGTGCTCTTGGTGTAGATTTATCTTACATTCAAAAATTTATAACTGGAGATCTCAATAAACGATTATTGAGGCTTATCTCAATATTTGTGTTAGCTATAGGGATAGCAAGTATTTGGGATCAGAAATGGATAGCGGAATATCAATAACAGCGGAAAAGTTAGTTGAGGTAACCACAAAGTATGCTAGTAAGATCTCTGTTAAGGACGAGGAGATAGAGAGACTTGTAGGAATTTCAATGAGGAATATTGCAAAAACCTCAGTACAAAGGGTGTCTTTTTGGCTAGTGGAAGAAAGGGGTAATTTACTTTACTGTAAATTGTGTAACAAGGGTCCATTTACCAAGAAGGGTCTCTATTTACACTTACTTCGTCTTCATAAAGATGAGATTAAAGCCTTGATAGAAGATGAATTAAAACATGAGATAAAGGCTATCTTATAGGTTTGATAGTGCTCTATCTAGGTCTTCGATTAAATCTTCTATTTCCTCTATACCTACAGAAAGTCTCAACATATTAGGTGTAATCCCAGCCAATTTCCTTTCTTCTGGTGTTAAACTCCTATGGCTCATTGTTGCAGGATGGGATATAGTGGAGTTCACACCCCCTAATGTTTGGGCAGAAAGTATTACATTAAGTCTATTCATTAATTTTATGGAGTCTTCTTGAGAACCTTTGATCTCGAAGCTTACAACTCCCCCGTTTGCCTTCAAAACTCTCCTGGCTGTATTATAATCAGGATGCACCTTTATTCCGGGATAATATACTCTGGATATTTTTGGATGCTCTTGGAGAAACTCCGCTATCTTTTGTGCATTAGAATTTATAACATCCATTCTTACCTTCAGTGTCTTCATTCCTCGTATAGTAAGATATGACGCGTGTGGATCTGCAGATGTACCTAAACTCCTTCTAGTAAGATCAATTTTATTCATTAATTCGTTGTTACCACAAGCCACTCCAATTATTACATCATTATGTCCTGCAATGAACTTTGATCCACTATGTACTACAATATTTGCTCCTTGGACAATAGGTTTCTGGTTAATTGGCGTAGCGAATGTTCCGTCTACAACCAATAGCACATTATTTTCTTTACATATTTTAGCCAACTCAGGTAAATCTACAACTCTTAATGTGGGGTTTGAAATACTCTCCACAAATACCATGTCGTATTTTTTCTCCTTAGCCTTCTCTATGACCTCTCCAGGTTCAGCAACTTCAGCTCTTACACCCCAATTTTTCATAAATTCAGTGAAGAATTTGTATGATCTACCAAACATGTCCCTATGGATGAGGACTGATGAATTTGGCTTTAAAAGGGTAAAAGCTACAGTAGATATCGCTCCCATACCTGAGGAAAATACCACACCCATTTCTGCTTCTTCTAAACTAGCAATCATCTCTGCCAACTTTAGTACAGTCGGGTTTGCCTCTCTTGTATACCTGAATTTCTCCCCGATAGGAAATTCAAAGGATGTAGTCTGATATATTGGTGTAGTAATAGCGCCAGTTTTCTCGTCTGTTCCTTCAAATGTAGCTTTAGTTCCATCTCTCAACCCATGCACCCCCTGCTATCTTAGCTTCCTTGACTAAACACTTCTGTGAGTATGTTTCACAGATTTCAAGTCCCTCCTTTTTAATTTTGTTTTTATCACTATATTCATCAACGAACACTGCAATTGTAGGACCAGCCCCACTTACACACGCACCAATTGCGTTATTTTCTATGGAAATTTTCTTAAGTTTTTCATAATGTGGGAAAAGTGGACTCCTCGCTACTTCTACTATCTCGTCATTCAAACCCAATCTCAATAATTCCCTATCACCTTTAACAAGTCCTAAAATTGTAGAGGAAAGATATCTTGAATTTCTAACCATCTTACCTAATTCCACATTACGGGGAAGCATTTCACGTGCCTTCTTAGTTTTATCCTTAAGCTGTAAAACTGGAATGAATAGTAATAAGGAGAAATTTAAGTTAACCGGAATGGGAGAAACTGTAACTGGTTCAGTGTTTAATACAGCTACTACCCCTCCATAGACACTTGCTGCCACATTATCAGGGTGAGCAGAGCCTGAGGATGCTATTTCTCCGATCATTGAGGCTCTAACCAACTCTTGCTTATCTAAACCTAATTTAAGCAAATTATTTACACCAACTACAGCTGCGACAGCAGAAGCTCCACTGCTTCCTAACCCTAAGCCTGCAGGTATTCCTTTAATAACTTTCATTTTAACTTTGACTTTTACATCAAGTTCGCTCAATAACCTGTATACTGCATAAGAAGCTGAGTTCTTATCTACCTCATTGGGAACACCATCACCAGTGACGAGAACCTGCAAAGTTGAGTTTGGAATCGCTTCCATTTCAACACTGTCTTCAAAGGCGTTATGTGCTAATGCCAATATGTCGAATCCTGCTCCAAGATTAGCTGAAGAGGAGTATGCTTTAATTAACATGTTGATGATTCTGTCTTTTCAGATTAAAAATGTTTAACCCCTAAAATATTTCTTAATATCTGGATTCCTTACAATAATTTCTAATTTTTCCTTACCTATTACTTTACCGTCCTTATGGAACGTATCTGGGATAATAATTTTCGCCTTATCCATTAATTGCAGGGCAACTGAGGGGTATCTTAATTTGACTACAGGGTCTTTTACTAATTTACTTAATCCTACCCACTCCAGGTACCCCACATACTCACTACCTTCACCTGTCTCTATAACGTTTCTCTCCTTACTTAAATCTCCCTTAAAGTTAGAATCATATAAATTACTTATTACGATAACATCCCCTATACCGTATTTGATTGCCTTAAGTCCTATATAAGATCCAAAGGGTAGCACTCTAAATCCTCTTGGATATAGCGTAGGCTCTTCTTCACCTATGTAAACGGGTCTCTCATCTAGTGATCTAAGGTAAACACTTACCTCACTTCCCTCTTCTATATTTTCTCCTGGGTTTATAATAATGTAACCGTCTGCAGTTGAAAAGACTCCTATCATGTAGCTGTCAAAAGGCATCCCTATAGCGTAATATTTTCCATCCTTTTTAATTAAATAGACTGGAATATATGTGGTCCTATTATAATCTGCTTTTACTTCATTTGTTATAGTTGCCTTTATGGTATATCTATAAGAAGAAATGTTATACATTATATCTATGTATTTATCAACTACTTCTTCATTTATCACCATTGTAGATGTTATGTTTCCTGGTAATCCGAAAACCGGTTTACCCTTAATTTCTGCCAGTATTGCAGGCTTTCCCGGTTTTATTTTTAAGCCATGAACTATAATTTTACCTTCCTCTTTGATCACTTGATGTACATAATCTTTTTCTCCTGCACTTGACCCCCCTGTTACTATCACGATGTCTGCTTTTTCTATGCCTTCCAGTATCTCTCTTCTAATTAATTCCTTATCATCGTTTACATGAGTCCTTTTTATAACATCGTAGCCTTTAGATAAATAATAAGCTTGCAAGTAGTACGAGTTACTCTCATAAATCTTTCCTGGATCAAGGTCTTTACCTGGTTCTACTAATTCATCTCCAGTAATAATAATGTATATCCTTGGTCTTTTGTAAACTAAAACTTGCCTTATTCCGATTGATGCCAAAAGGGCTATCTTATAAGGGTTTAATCTCTCACCTCTTCTTACCACCAATGTTCCTTTAGGTATGTCTGTGCCGATCCAACCTATGTTTTCACCAAAACTTAATTTCTTACTTACCTTTACCTTATTCCCCTCAATTACTGTATTTTCAACCTTAACGACTGCTGTTGCCCCTTCAGGAATCGGTGAACCAGTGTCCACTTCAACTGCTTCTCCATTGCCTATCCTAATCTCCTTAAATTCGCCAATTCTAATCTTATCTATTACTGTAAATTCTCCAGGACAAAGGTCATGCTTTATCGCAAAGCCATCAACTGTGGATCGAGAGAAAGGGGGTAAAGGTATGTCAGATATTATGTCCTCAGCTACAATCCTGTTTAACGAGTCTTCAAGATTTATCCTTTCCACTTCTAATTGCTTTACTCCAAATTCGTTTAGGAATTTA is from Sulfolobus acidocaldarius DSM 639 and encodes:
- a CDS encoding homoserine kinase codes for the protein MLIKAYSSSANLGAGFDILALAHNAFEDSVEMEAIPNSTLQVLVTGDGVPNEVDKNSASYAVYRLLSELDVKVKVKMKVIKGIPAGLGLGSSGASAVAAVVGVNNLLKLGLDKQELVRASMIGEIASSGSAHPDNVAASVYGGVVAVLNTEPVTVSPIPVNLNFSLLLFIPVLQLKDKTKKAREMLPRNVELGKMVRNSRYLSSTILGLVKGDRELLRLGLNDEIVEVARSPLFPHYEKLKKISIENNAIGACVSGAGPTIAVFVDEYSDKNKIKKEGLEICETYSQKCLVKEAKIAGGAWVERWN
- a CDS encoding DUF424 domain-containing protein codes for the protein MNDRVILNVIKRDNYTLVNICERETLGKTFEENNLRLVVNEEFFGGQEVGLEYAFSLINSATAVSIVGNKVVEEAIKRGFVAKEGVIEVKGIKFAQIYNLES
- a CDS encoding serine protein kinase RIO; translated protein: MSRNKRRKEEKRIKDADLFKVVDSTLDTRTYSDLYYISRKLNIKTIYGAVSAGKEAKIYPALTESEEWYAVKIYYVSTASSKRAIERYTFGDPRFEGVRASNTLKLIEVWAKKEFKNLSKMYDSGVSVPKPIYVHKNILIMEFIGDNGIRAPLLKELRSEDVNEDLYKTIIDQVVIMANKAELVHGDLSEYNIMVFDGKPYIIDVSQAIDLTHPNAREFLVRDIRNINSFFMNNGINVMSETEILTRFIKI
- a CDS encoding RNA-processing protein; its protein translation is MYVTVPDERLDLIKTLSKRIEEISNTTINFDEVTKQIRVIPKDNNSYNAMKVISVINALGFGFEPNDAMRLMSDDYGLEIINLKEFTNSVNSLRRIKGRVIGEKGKTKRTIEEYTGVIVLVKDHEIGLLGNIEQLSIAKRAIELLIEGKEHNTVYKYLDKAERYAMLSNVNRNLKEGL
- a CDS encoding translation initiation factor aIF-1A, whose amino-acid sequence is MAKKKSNTEQPTREVVKPIEGEVICVVKKLFGGEHVQVICTDGKERLGRIPGKLKKKVWIREGDVVLAAPWDFQPNKCDIVYRYTESEVRRLVEDKVISQDVIEQLRG
- a CDS encoding aminotransferase class I/II-fold pyridoxal phosphate-dependent enzyme is translated as MRDGTKATFEGTDEKTGAITTPIYQTTSFEFPIGEKFRYTREANPTVLKLAEMIASLEEAEMGVVFSSGMGAISTVAFTLLKPNSSVLIHRDMFGRSYKFFTEFMKNWGVRAEVAEPGEVIEKAKEKKYDMVFVESISNPTLRVVDLPELAKICKENNVLLVVDGTFATPINQKPIVQGANIVVHSGSKFIAGHNDVIIGVACGNNELMNKIDLTRRSLGTSADPHASYLTIRGMKTLKVRMDVINSNAQKIAEFLQEHPKISRVYYPGIKVHPDYNTARRVLKANGGVVSFEIKGSQEDSIKLMNRLNVILSAQTLGGVNSTISHPATMSHRSLTPEERKLAGITPNMLRLSVGIEEIEDLIEDLDRALSNL
- a CDS encoding thiolase family protein, whose translation is MDNVYIVSAVRTPLGKFGGSLKDISPSELGSVVIREAVNRAKVDPKLIDIVIMGNVLRAGHGQDLARQASIKAGIPAKTDAYCVDMVCSSGMISTINAVQMIKSEDADIVVAGGMESMSRASFAIGSEIRWGTKMLMNKSLDIIDTMIIDGLTDPFNFKVMGQEADMVAREHEITRRELDEVAYESHRRATIATEKGYFKDEIVPLNVDGRVVDKDEGIRADTTLEKLLQLKPAFGSDGLHTAGNSSQISDGAAALVFVSESAVRKFKLEPIARVLGYSWIGIESWKFPEAPIYSVKKLLDKINIPLSKFDYFENNEAFAVNNVLFNRYLGVSYDRLNVYGGAIALGHPIGASGSRILVTLLNVLRKMNGKYGIASICHGIGGSTAIAVELL
- a CDS encoding DUF1152 domain-containing protein, which produces MKAFIFGLGGGGDVVSAYIAYEYYKRLGYDTILGAVTWERYVEDPLPGPICEFMNADNLNDVITKLNKESYSIRNGRVVIPQIVKVLKVLNISEGYSICIREGIRKIARMIDEFALKEGIDVIVGVDAGGDVLAKGCEETLGSPLIDFIMLNVLTETKTKSVLATIGAGSDGELQQDYILRRIAEIATKGGLKDIKGIDEAISRKLDEILSVVTTEASKIPLEAFRGLYGEVSIRNNTRRVFVTPISAVMFFMEPKIVYETSPIAKVIKDSESLEDANEKLNKMGVYTEYNFELDLFSRFGNDATNVKGDEISKIRSEGKRKLGETKIKC
- a CDS encoding tRNA (N(6)-L-threonylcarbamoyladenosine(37)-C(2))-methylthiotransferase, whose translation is MRVYIETYGCALNKGDSYIMMTLLRDKGHEIVDNIQDAEILVINTCAVRLETEERMKQRIKELKKYNDKRLVVAGCLASAEPAVVVSLAPEASVIGPQSVQKIVDVVENSKQRQVYLNEDKPLITPKVFDGKIAILPIADGCAGDCNFCITKLARRKLRSYPPHLIVESVRDAVRKGAVEIELSGQDTAAYGLDLGQIKLSDLVRKVTEVEGDFMIRIGMMTPEQAMRDIDGIIEVLRETKVYKFIHLPVQSGDDNVLKLMNRKYTVDEYKDLVKEIRKKVPIVNITTDIIIGHPGEDENAFRNTLELMRDIKFERIHLAMYSIRPNTRSASMKQVPDPVKKERIQIANKLYEELAYEIHSDYLNSIASVITTEYGRKGSVIGRTLNYIPVVIRQNVELGKRINVRINEASFYDLRGEPIS
- a CDS encoding translation initiation factor IF-2 subunit beta, whose amino-acid sequence is MTVKVDKNYEQLLDRLYDRLPDKAQKSGQQNLPNLIVLQVGNTTIIRNFSEYCDRIRREDKLCMRYLLKELAAPGSLGENGQLVIQGKFSSQVVTMLMERFLKMYVQCSTCRSFDTILKRDKKVWIISCLACGAQTPVKQF
- a CDS encoding molybdopterin molybdotransferase MoeA translates to MRAILKDSELLYPQDALAKFLNEFGVKQLEVERINLEDSLNRIVAEDIISDIPLPPFSRSTVDGFAIKHDLCPGEFTVIDKIRIGEFKEIRIGNGEAVEVDTGSPIPEGATAVVKVENTVIEGNKVKVSKKLSFGENIGWIGTDIPKGTLVVRRGERLNPYKIALLASIGIRQVLVYKRPRIYIIITGDELVEPGKDLDPGKIYESNSYYLQAYYLSKGYDVIKRTHVNDDKELIRREILEGIEKADIVIVTGGSSAGEKDYVHQVIKEEGKIIVHGLKIKPGKPAILAEIKGKPVFGLPGNITSTMVINEEVVDKYIDIMYNISSYRYTIKATITNEVKADYNRTTYIPVYLIKKDGKYYAIGMPFDSYMIGVFSTADGYIIINPGENIEEGSEVSVYLRSLDERPVYIGEEEPTLYPRGFRVLPFGSYIGLKAIKYGIGDVIVISNLYDSNFKGDLSKERNVIETGEGSEYVGYLEWVGLSKLVKDPVVKLRYPSVALQLMDKAKIIIPDTFHKDGKVIGKEKLEIIVRNPDIKKYFRG